Proteins encoded by one window of Muntiacus reevesi chromosome 6, mMunRee1.1, whole genome shotgun sequence:
- the HILPDA gene encoding LOW QUALITY PROTEIN: hypoxia-inducible lipid droplet-associated protein (The sequence of the model RefSeq protein was modified relative to this genomic sequence to represent the inferred CDS: inserted 1 base in 1 codon), protein MKHMLNLYLLGGVLTLLSIFIRLMESLEGLLESPSPGSSWATRGQLANTEPXSLPDYPSRGV, encoded by the exons ATGAAGCACATGTTGAACCTCTATCTCTTAGGTGGGGTGCTGACGCTGCTCTCCATCTTCATTAGACTGATGGAGTCCCTGGAGGGCTTACTGGAGAGCCCGTCGCCTGGGAGCTCCTGGGCCACCAGAGGTCAGCTTGCCAACACAGAGC AGAGCCTTCCAGACTATCCATCCAGAGGGGTGTGA